In Rhodothermus bifroesti, a single genomic region encodes these proteins:
- a CDS encoding MotA/TolQ/ExbB proton channel family protein, protein MELLLMLPQAAAGNEGFINVLVQRFNEGGEFMWPILVSLIIGLAIAFERIITLNLADINTRKFIVNVKKALEEGGIQAAEEVCAKTRGPVASVFQAGLLRADEGIEAVEKAIVSYGSIEMSFLERGLVWLSLFISLAPMFGFLGTVVGMVQAFDAIERAGDISPSLVAGGIKVALLTTVFGLIAAITLQFFYNYSVSKIDRIVVDMEEASIELIDSLVLMQSGQPLTTREKKAEPQQ, encoded by the coding sequence ATGGAACTGCTGCTGATGCTGCCCCAGGCTGCTGCGGGAAACGAAGGGTTCATCAACGTGCTGGTGCAACGTTTCAATGAGGGGGGAGAGTTCATGTGGCCGATCCTGGTTTCGCTGATCATTGGATTGGCCATTGCTTTTGAGCGCATTATTACGCTGAACTTGGCAGACATCAACACGCGCAAGTTTATTGTAAACGTTAAAAAGGCGCTTGAAGAGGGAGGGATTCAGGCAGCCGAGGAGGTGTGTGCTAAGACACGTGGCCCCGTAGCGTCGGTCTTTCAGGCTGGGCTGTTGCGTGCCGATGAAGGTATTGAGGCAGTGGAGAAAGCGATTGTCTCGTATGGTTCGATTGAAATGAGCTTTTTGGAGCGTGGACTGGTGTGGCTGTCGCTCTTTATCTCGCTGGCACCTATGTTTGGCTTCCTGGGTACTGTAGTCGGTATGGTGCAGGCGTTTGATGCAATCGAACGTGCAGGAGACATTTCGCCCAGCTTGGTTGCCGGTGGTATTAAGGTAGCATTGTTAACTACAGTCTTTGGTCTAATCGCGGCCATTACGTTGCAGTTTTTCTATAACTATTCGGTTTCCAAGATCGACCGGATTGTGGTCGACATGGAAGAGGCCTCTATTGAGCTGATCGATTCGTTGGTGTTGATGCAAAGCGGTCAGCCGCTGACGACACGTGAGAAGAAAGCAGAGCCACAGCAGTGA
- a CDS encoding penicillin acylase family protein — protein sequence MLSELPGHVLHLSAQSASDAWQALGYAHGRWHAWPLLLWRQAALGRQAEWFGSFVLPFDSLIRMLQLPATSQQAFEQLPQATRRVLEAYSTGLNAALQEQDVRLRDELVLLNLSVEPWQPWHSLALERLLALLALPDSIDAALPLLAPLRAWLHLYGSQHSVAWVHTSSDQGPVFFQRHVYGNLALPFFQEVILSYEGSRRWLVTVPGTLLFPAGQTEHQAWCVFLTSHRARTEQHPRASLPLQPVYERLRLPSGDEHLLRMEQADAYLVLRELAPDTVRVLWWPGLQPVSDLPAWLALLADSEVTFQLFDGSGLRIDATGQPVVLGTPPVIEPIPGGLLVGQTPWHRYLARRLRELPLSPNPPSEDHHSLWAAEQLSLLLTLIDSLHTTDTLLQEAYTFLRNWDATYHRASIGATLFDAWLAHYQSRYDSLPPLSLPDSSLRVQLRQALHVALQDAVSTLRKSLGTDPNRWRWEHAQPLRLTFPVWAYQANLPAANRYAPVLLPGEGHPSTLRWNPSALLSDRPAPAHWEGWTYFPHSQRFYVRRWWPQPDRFLGRYRMPNPEPQILPLDPTLTPIQQTTLRPLR from the coding sequence ATGCTCAGCGAATTACCTGGACACGTGCTTCACCTGAGTGCTCAAAGTGCATCCGATGCTTGGCAGGCTTTGGGTTATGCGCATGGTCGCTGGCATGCTTGGCCACTGCTGCTTTGGCGCCAAGCCGCGCTGGGCAGACAAGCCGAATGGTTTGGATCCTTTGTCTTGCCTTTTGACAGCCTGATCCGCATGCTACAACTGCCTGCAACTTCACAACAAGCTTTTGAGCAACTGCCGCAAGCTACCCGTCGGGTTTTAGAAGCCTACAGCACCGGGCTTAATGCTGCTTTACAAGAACAGGACGTCCGTTTGCGTGATGAACTCGTCCTGCTTAACCTTTCCGTTGAGCCTTGGCAACCCTGGCATAGCCTAGCCCTCGAGCGGTTACTGGCTTTGCTGGCCTTACCTGACTCCATCGACGCAGCGCTCCCTTTGCTGGCGCCTTTGCGTGCCTGGCTGCACCTGTATGGATCGCAACACAGTGTAGCCTGGGTGCACACAAGTTCGGATCAAGGGCCTGTTTTTTTTCAGCGCCACGTCTACGGGAACCTGGCATTACCGTTTTTTCAAGAAGTGATTTTAAGCTACGAGGGCTCCAGACGCTGGCTTGTAACCGTTCCAGGCACGTTGCTTTTTCCAGCGGGGCAAACGGAGCACCAAGCGTGGTGTGTATTTCTAACCTCCCATCGGGCACGCACCGAGCAGCACCCTCGTGCATCCCTACCGCTCCAGCCGGTATACGAACGCCTAAGGCTCCCTTCGGGCGACGAACACCTCCTGCGCATGGAACAGGCCGATGCGTACTTGGTCCTTCGTGAACTGGCGCCAGATACCGTGCGTGTACTTTGGTGGCCGGGACTACAGCCCGTGAGCGATCTACCGGCCTGGCTGGCCTTGCTGGCCGACAGTGAGGTCACCTTTCAGCTGTTCGACGGTAGTGGCCTGCGCATAGACGCTACCGGACAGCCCGTAGTGCTCGGCACACCACCCGTGATAGAGCCTATCCCTGGTGGCCTCTTGGTTGGTCAAACCCCATGGCATCGTTACTTAGCCAGACGACTCCGTGAGCTACCGCTAAGCCCTAACCCCCCCTCTGAAGACCACCACAGCCTTTGGGCAGCTGAACAGCTGTCCCTGCTGCTCACCCTGATCGACTCGCTGCACACAACCGATACCTTACTGCAAGAGGCGTATACTTTCCTGCGTAATTGGGACGCTACCTACCATCGTGCGAGCATTGGGGCTACCCTCTTCGATGCATGGCTAGCGCACTACCAAAGCCGATACGACTCCCTCCCCCCCCTCAGCCTTCCCGATAGTAGCCTTCGCGTTCAGCTTCGACAAGCGCTGCATGTCGCCTTGCAAGATGCCGTCTCGACCCTGCGGAAAAGCCTAGGCACTGACCCCAACCGCTGGCGCTGGGAGCATGCTCAACCGTTACGCCTAACCTTTCCGGTATGGGCCTACCAGGCTAATCTACCTGCCGCCAATCGCTATGCGCCCGTACTCCTCCCCGGCGAAGGTCATCCTTCAACACTGCGCTGGAACCCCTCAGCGCTGTTAAGTGACCGACCCGCACCAGCCCATTGGGAGGGATGGACCTACTTCCCCCACAGCCAACGCTTTTACGTGCGCCGCTGGTGGCCACAGCCCGACCGCTTCTTAGGACGCTACCGCATGCCTAACCCCGAGCCCCAAATACTCCCGCTGGACCCGACGCTGACGCCCATACAACAGACTACACTGCGGCCTCTCCGTTAA
- the acs gene encoding acetate--CoA ligase — MGISETLNATAAYSGLGLVFAPSEAFRRRAHIRSMEQYRALYERSIQDPEGFWREQAQRITWFAPFHTVKNTSFDPANLYIRWFEGGKLNAAYNCIDRHLATRAEQVAFYWEPDDPNEPGKAITYRQLYEEVCRLANVLKKHGVKKGDRVTIYLPMIPEAVYAMLACARIGAIHSVVFGGFSPDSLADRILDGESAYLITADEGLRAGRRVPLKQNADKALARCPEVKTVLVVRRTGGDIPWVEGRDHWYHEEMQTVSAECPPEVMDAEDPLFFLYTSGSTGKPKGVVHTTGGYLVFTSLTHQLIFDYHDGDVYWCAADIGWVTGHSYIVYGPLANGVTEVLFEGTPNYPDPSRIWQVVDKYQVNTLYTSPTAIRSLMREGDEWVKKTSRKSLRLLGTVGEPINPEAWLWYYRVVGEERCPIVDTWWQTETGGIMISPLPGATPLKPGSATLPFFGVRPAIVDHDGNILEGPADGMLVLLDSWPGQMRTVYRAHDRFVETYFTRFPGMYFTGDGARRDEDGYYWIVGRVDDVINVSGHRLGTAEVESALVLHEAVAEAAVVGYPHEVKGQGIYAFVTLKAGYEPTDVLRNALIQHVRNVLGPIFTIDLLQFTPALPKTRSGKIMRRILRKIAANEYQDLGDVSTLADPSVVEELVHNRLNR; from the coding sequence ATGGGTATTTCAGAAACGCTCAATGCGACTGCTGCTTATTCGGGACTAGGGTTGGTTTTTGCGCCTTCGGAAGCGTTTCGTCGGCGTGCCCATATTCGCTCTATGGAGCAATACCGGGCGCTGTATGAGCGCTCCATTCAAGATCCTGAAGGCTTTTGGCGAGAACAGGCCCAGCGTATCACATGGTTTGCGCCTTTCCATACCGTGAAAAACACTTCCTTTGACCCAGCCAACCTCTACATTCGCTGGTTTGAGGGGGGCAAGCTGAATGCAGCTTATAACTGCATTGACCGTCATCTAGCAACGCGGGCTGAGCAGGTAGCTTTCTATTGGGAGCCAGACGATCCCAATGAGCCAGGCAAAGCCATCACCTATCGGCAGCTCTATGAGGAGGTGTGTCGCCTAGCCAATGTGCTCAAAAAGCATGGGGTAAAGAAAGGTGACCGGGTGACCATCTACCTACCGATGATACCGGAAGCTGTCTATGCCATGCTGGCCTGCGCGCGCATTGGGGCTATTCATTCAGTCGTTTTTGGTGGGTTTTCGCCGGACTCACTGGCCGATCGCATACTTGACGGGGAGTCGGCATACCTGATTACAGCCGACGAAGGCCTGCGTGCTGGGCGCCGCGTACCGCTCAAGCAAAACGCCGACAAGGCGCTTGCGCGTTGCCCAGAGGTTAAGACCGTACTTGTGGTACGCCGTACTGGGGGCGACATCCCTTGGGTAGAGGGGCGCGACCACTGGTACCACGAAGAAATGCAAACCGTTTCGGCAGAATGCCCTCCTGAGGTGATGGATGCCGAAGACCCGCTTTTTTTCCTGTACACCTCAGGCTCTACAGGGAAGCCCAAAGGCGTGGTGCACACAACCGGGGGGTACCTGGTCTTTACTTCGCTCACACACCAGCTCATTTTCGACTATCACGATGGGGATGTGTACTGGTGTGCAGCCGATATTGGCTGGGTGACCGGTCACAGCTACATTGTTTATGGTCCACTGGCGAACGGTGTTACCGAGGTGCTCTTTGAAGGCACACCGAACTATCCCGACCCTTCACGCATTTGGCAGGTAGTCGACAAGTACCAAGTGAATACGCTGTACACCTCGCCTACGGCAATTCGGTCCCTGATGCGAGAAGGAGATGAATGGGTGAAAAAAACCAGTCGCAAGTCGCTGCGCCTTTTAGGCACTGTGGGTGAGCCGATCAACCCCGAAGCGTGGTTATGGTATTATCGGGTAGTTGGTGAGGAGCGGTGTCCGATTGTAGACACTTGGTGGCAGACCGAGACCGGTGGCATTATGATTTCGCCGCTACCAGGAGCTACGCCGCTTAAGCCCGGATCGGCTACGCTGCCGTTTTTTGGGGTGCGTCCGGCCATTGTGGACCACGACGGAAACATTCTAGAAGGGCCGGCCGACGGTATGCTGGTTCTTTTAGATTCTTGGCCAGGGCAGATGCGTACGGTCTACCGTGCGCATGATCGTTTTGTTGAGACCTATTTTACGCGTTTCCCAGGGATGTACTTTACGGGTGATGGGGCGCGACGCGACGAAGATGGGTATTACTGGATTGTGGGACGGGTGGACGATGTGATCAACGTGTCGGGACACCGTTTAGGTACCGCCGAAGTCGAAAGCGCATTGGTATTGCACGAGGCAGTAGCAGAGGCGGCCGTCGTAGGCTATCCACATGAGGTCAAAGGGCAAGGGATTTATGCGTTTGTGACGCTCAAGGCGGGGTATGAACCCACCGACGTCTTGCGCAACGCGCTGATTCAGCACGTGCGTAATGTGCTTGGGCCAATTTTTACGATCGACCTCTTGCAGTTTACACCGGCATTACCGAAGACGCGATCGGGCAAGATCATGCGGCGCATTTTGCGGAAGATAGCGGCCAACGAATATCAAGACCTGGGCGATGTATCTACGCTGGCCGATCCGTCGGTTGTTGAGGAGTTGGTGCACAATCGACTGAATCGCTAA
- a CDS encoding TonB-dependent receptor, with amino-acid sequence MKLRLQVLFALIGLGSVWPAWAQHNGIVEGRVVDARSGEPLIGVHVVVEGTSMGTTTDLEGRFALPLPAGTYTLVFQYLGYQPYRVVNVRPEAGQRIALSVALLEASLQMGEVVVEAQAIRNTEAALLTMQRKAPAISDGMAAEQMRRAPDPTSADALRRITGVSVLGGRYLYVRGTPERYSVALLNGAPLAGTEPDRRSFAFDLIPAELLDNTVIQKAFTPDQPGDFAGGVVRLETVDFPTDLLVRLSSSGAWNAAATGRTFWTYPGSRFWGIDDGRRRLPKHFPENLAALPLSERHQVAQTLPNIWTPKPSRAPANFNLGFSIGDGARLLGRAFGFVAAASYRNGYTVEDLVRREYEASGDLRFDYRGQRHAFSTLWGGLLNVSLRLGNAHRLSWRNTYTRSAEDEVIRLYGVQYTDAGTEQHQTALRFTSRGLYTGQLDGAHFFASLGRLELGWSARYSRSNRNEPDYRRYLYARELGSDGPFAAVLGFQANLKNGGRFYSEMDETTRGFGLDLRKPIGDLRLSAGGGWEDRDRNFWARLIGAVINAPGNGFTDFRLLYLPPDSLFHPENFRRNGLALDEYRNGTNRYRAGSELIHGYVMFDWPLQLAPGHTLRMVGGLRLEDADLWVKTRDFSDQMDVLIQQQKLDLLPGLNLTYSPGEHTNLRLAWSRTVNRPELRELAPFTYFDFQTQTSVRGDAALRRASVHNWDLRWEYYPGIGELIALGLFYKHLRNPIEQVIVSGSALGSERTFANADRAVNSGFEFEVRLGLERLLGSWANPLRLQLNYAWIHSRVFVPGTETTIARENRPLQGQSPYILNTGLLYESGPLSLSLLYNRIGSRIVEVATAYEEDVIEVPRDIVDLSLTYQLTRFLGVRLSGRDLLAQPQRFMQGGKLARENSRATVWSLGFTGRW; translated from the coding sequence ATGAAGCTTCGGCTACAGGTACTGTTTGCCCTCATTGGACTTGGAAGTGTCTGGCCTGCCTGGGCGCAGCATAACGGTATCGTCGAAGGACGTGTGGTGGATGCCCGTAGTGGTGAGCCCCTTATTGGGGTTCACGTCGTTGTCGAAGGAACTTCGATGGGCACCACGACCGACCTGGAGGGACGCTTTGCGCTACCCCTACCTGCTGGGACGTATACCCTTGTTTTTCAGTACCTCGGCTACCAGCCCTACCGTGTCGTCAACGTGCGCCCAGAAGCCGGGCAGCGCATAGCGCTCTCGGTAGCTCTTTTGGAAGCTTCGCTGCAAATGGGCGAAGTGGTGGTAGAAGCACAGGCCATTCGCAATACCGAGGCTGCCCTACTCACCATGCAACGCAAGGCGCCTGCCATTAGCGACGGCATGGCAGCTGAACAAATGCGTCGCGCCCCAGATCCTACCTCGGCCGACGCACTACGCCGAATTACAGGGGTTTCAGTGCTCGGGGGCCGCTACCTCTACGTGCGTGGAACCCCCGAACGCTATTCGGTGGCCCTTCTCAACGGTGCTCCTTTAGCGGGGACCGAACCCGACCGCCGCAGCTTTGCTTTTGACCTGATTCCAGCAGAGCTGCTAGATAATACGGTCATCCAAAAGGCCTTTACCCCCGATCAGCCCGGCGATTTTGCCGGTGGCGTGGTGCGCCTAGAAACGGTAGACTTCCCTACCGACCTTCTTGTGCGGCTAAGCAGTTCAGGTGCTTGGAACGCAGCTGCCACAGGACGCACGTTTTGGACCTATCCGGGAAGTCGTTTCTGGGGAATCGACGACGGGCGGCGGCGCCTGCCCAAGCATTTCCCAGAAAACCTGGCCGCCTTACCCCTAAGCGAACGCCACCAAGTTGCCCAAACTTTGCCTAACATCTGGACGCCCAAGCCAAGCCGAGCCCCAGCCAATTTCAACCTCGGCTTTTCGATCGGCGACGGAGCACGCCTTCTAGGCCGTGCCTTTGGATTTGTGGCCGCCGCCTCCTATCGCAACGGCTATACGGTCGAAGATCTTGTGCGTCGTGAATATGAAGCCTCGGGAGATTTGCGCTTCGATTACCGTGGCCAACGCCATGCTTTCTCTACCCTTTGGGGTGGGTTATTGAACGTAAGTCTGCGCCTGGGCAACGCGCACCGGTTGAGCTGGCGCAACACGTATACCCGCTCAGCCGAAGACGAAGTCATTCGACTTTATGGCGTGCAGTACACCGATGCAGGGACCGAGCAGCACCAAACCGCTTTGCGTTTTACCAGTCGCGGGCTCTACACAGGACAGCTGGACGGCGCCCACTTTTTCGCGTCCCTTGGACGGCTGGAGCTGGGCTGGAGCGCACGCTACAGCCGTTCTAATCGCAACGAACCTGACTACCGCCGCTACCTCTACGCCCGAGAATTGGGCTCCGATGGTCCTTTTGCGGCCGTGCTGGGCTTTCAGGCCAATCTCAAAAACGGTGGCCGCTTCTATTCGGAAATGGACGAAACCACCCGGGGCTTTGGCCTGGACCTGCGTAAGCCCATTGGGGACTTGCGACTCAGCGCTGGAGGAGGGTGGGAAGACCGTGATCGCAATTTCTGGGCGCGCCTTATTGGCGCGGTCATTAATGCACCAGGCAACGGCTTTACAGACTTCCGCTTACTCTACCTACCGCCCGACTCGCTATTCCATCCGGAAAACTTTCGCCGAAACGGTTTGGCCCTCGACGAATACCGCAACGGTACCAATCGCTATCGGGCTGGATCGGAGCTCATCCATGGCTATGTTATGTTCGACTGGCCCCTTCAGCTAGCACCGGGCCACACGCTGCGCATGGTCGGCGGCTTGCGTTTGGAAGATGCTGACCTCTGGGTAAAAACCCGTGACTTTTCGGATCAGATGGATGTCTTGATCCAACAGCAAAAGCTGGACTTGTTACCTGGCCTTAACCTGACCTATAGCCCAGGCGAGCACACAAACCTGCGTCTGGCCTGGAGCCGTACAGTCAACCGGCCAGAACTCCGTGAGTTGGCGCCTTTCACGTACTTCGACTTTCAGACGCAAACTTCAGTACGCGGCGACGCTGCATTGCGTCGCGCCTCAGTGCACAACTGGGACCTACGTTGGGAATACTATCCAGGCATCGGTGAGCTGATTGCCTTAGGACTGTTCTACAAGCACTTGCGCAACCCAATTGAGCAGGTTATCGTCTCGGGCAGTGCTTTGGGGTCGGAGCGCACGTTTGCCAACGCTGATCGGGCAGTAAACAGTGGCTTTGAGTTCGAAGTGCGCTTGGGCTTGGAGCGCCTTTTGGGCTCCTGGGCAAACCCGCTGCGGCTCCAGCTGAATTACGCCTGGATTCACTCTCGCGTCTTTGTACCTGGAACGGAAACAACCATCGCGCGCGAAAACCGACCGCTGCAGGGGCAATCACCCTATATCCTCAATACCGGTCTACTCTATGAAAGTGGCCCTTTAAGCCTAAGTTTACTCTATAACCGCATTGGCAGTCGCATCGTCGAAGTGGCTACCGCCTACGAGGAAGACGTCATCGAAGTGCCCCGCGATATTGTAGACCTCTCCCTTACCTATCAGCTCACCCGCTTTCTGGGCGTTCGCCTAAGCGGTCGCGACCTGCTGGCGCAACCGCAACGCTTCATGCAAGGCGGCAAATTGGCCCGAGAAAATAGCCGCGCAACCGTATGGTCGCTAGGTTTTACGGGCCGCTGGTGA
- a CDS encoding T9SS type A sorting domain-containing protein, protein MRRFVLLLSAVFVAFESAPAWAQLARVDSVLEGRITRNLTLQANKRYLLRGFVNVDPPATLTIEPGTVIYGEKETKGTLIINRGAKIIAEGTPQRPIVFTSQQPPGQRGPGDWGGIIIAGRAPINVPGGTAEIEGGTGTVYGGGANPDPEDNSGVLRYVRIEFGGIAFLPDNEINGLTLGGVGRGTTIEYVQVSYVGDDAFEFFGGTVNARYLISYHNVDDDFDTDFGYQGRVQFALAVRDPNIADIGGSNGFESDNDGTGTTNQPRTAPVFSNVTLIGPAATAQTSINPNFRRGMHIRRASLLSAYNSIVMGWPDGILLDGTTTTTAARDGELELRNMILAGIRNNPQVKTQNPPAGFDGLTWFQTSGWGNQIFANTADVGLVNPYPAQPRDFDPRPNTNAPAATGASFSWTKLQDPFFQQVDYIGAFAPNERWDLPWANYDPQNTNYDVPTAITPSEPMGSFTLWPVYPNPAREAVTVRFMLTRPSEVHLRVYDLLGRQVAVLHEGFHTAGMHEVTWSTSALPAGLYVVQLEASGQVALQKLTRLP, encoded by the coding sequence ATGCGACGTTTTGTACTACTTTTAAGCGCTGTATTTGTCGCGTTTGAAAGCGCCCCAGCATGGGCGCAGCTGGCTCGCGTCGACAGCGTGTTAGAAGGACGCATCACCCGTAACCTGACGCTCCAGGCCAATAAACGGTATCTGCTGCGCGGCTTTGTCAACGTGGATCCACCAGCAACATTGACGATTGAGCCTGGGACTGTGATCTACGGTGAAAAAGAAACTAAAGGAACGCTCATCATCAATCGGGGAGCCAAAATCATCGCCGAAGGGACGCCGCAGCGGCCGATTGTCTTTACCAGCCAGCAACCTCCTGGCCAGCGCGGTCCAGGTGACTGGGGTGGCATTATCATTGCAGGCCGGGCACCCATCAACGTTCCAGGCGGCACCGCCGAGATCGAAGGCGGCACAGGCACGGTCTACGGCGGCGGCGCAAACCCCGATCCTGAGGACAATTCCGGCGTGCTGCGCTACGTACGCATCGAGTTTGGCGGCATTGCTTTCTTGCCCGATAATGAGATCAACGGGCTCACCCTGGGTGGTGTAGGTCGGGGTACAACCATCGAATATGTACAGGTAAGCTACGTTGGAGACGATGCCTTTGAGTTTTTCGGCGGCACGGTTAACGCCCGCTATCTAATCAGCTATCATAACGTAGACGACGATTTCGACACAGATTTTGGCTATCAGGGCCGCGTGCAGTTTGCGCTCGCTGTGCGGGATCCGAACATCGCAGATATTGGCGGATCGAACGGCTTTGAGTCCGACAACGACGGCACAGGAACCACCAATCAACCGCGCACTGCACCCGTGTTCTCGAACGTGACCCTTATCGGTCCAGCTGCTACTGCCCAGACGTCCATCAACCCGAACTTCCGGCGCGGCATGCACATCCGACGCGCCTCGCTGCTTTCGGCTTACAACAGTATTGTGATGGGCTGGCCCGACGGCATCTTGCTCGATGGTACCACAACCACCACAGCCGCACGTGATGGGGAGCTCGAGCTGCGCAACATGATCCTGGCCGGCATTCGCAACAACCCCCAAGTCAAAACACAAAATCCACCTGCAGGCTTCGACGGATTGACATGGTTTCAAACCAGCGGATGGGGCAACCAGATCTTTGCCAATACAGCGGACGTTGGTCTCGTCAATCCCTACCCTGCGCAACCACGCGATTTCGATCCTCGCCCCAACACCAACGCGCCAGCAGCTACAGGAGCTAGCTTTAGCTGGACTAAACTACAAGACCCGTTTTTCCAACAGGTTGACTACATCGGGGCTTTTGCGCCCAACGAACGCTGGGACCTACCGTGGGCGAATTATGACCCCCAAAACACCAACTATGATGTACCGACAGCCATCACACCTTCCGAGCCAATGGGTTCGTTTACCCTCTGGCCCGTTTACCCGAATCCAGCGCGTGAAGCCGTAACGGTACGCTTCATGCTGACGCGGCCTTCTGAAGTGCACCTGCGGGTGTATGACCTACTCGGACGTCAGGTTGCCGTACTGCACGAAGGCTTTCACACAGCCGGCATGCACGAAGTCACCTGGTCTACAAGTGCCTTGCCAGCCGGTCTGTATGTGGTACAGCTAGAAGCTTCCGGACAGGTCGCGCTGCAAAAACTAACGCGCCTCCCCTAA
- a CDS encoding ParA family protein translates to MITLTICNHKGGTGKTTTAIHVAAALGLSGHRVLVIDLDPQGFLTRVMGIPEPPEEASVLALFNPSLSLQEVQRHRVGGFDLLPSSTGLTRVMRQLNRPTDVFWAKEALAKGGVDYDVVIFDTAAAVTVYSLNALVASQHVLVPVTPEYQPVLGAEQTAQTVHLVREKLNPTLHPPLFLFTQVDARKRTHQLYRRYLSRRYGDRVLETVIRTSASLAQSFEDGSTVFTQDPYSRGARDYANATDELLRRMLQDRAAAVAV, encoded by the coding sequence ATGATAACATTAACCATTTGTAATCATAAGGGAGGAACGGGTAAGACGACCACAGCGATTCACGTAGCTGCTGCGCTAGGGCTAAGTGGCCACCGCGTGTTGGTGATCGATCTAGACCCGCAGGGGTTTCTTACCCGTGTTATGGGGATCCCTGAGCCGCCAGAAGAAGCTTCTGTGCTGGCGTTATTTAACCCATCGCTTTCGCTCCAAGAGGTGCAGCGCCATCGCGTAGGGGGGTTTGACTTGCTGCCTTCCTCGACAGGGTTGACACGGGTGATGCGGCAGCTTAACCGTCCTACCGATGTGTTTTGGGCTAAAGAGGCGTTGGCCAAAGGGGGGGTAGACTACGATGTGGTCATTTTTGATACCGCAGCAGCGGTTACGGTTTACAGCCTCAACGCACTGGTGGCTAGCCAGCATGTGCTTGTTCCGGTAACTCCAGAGTATCAGCCCGTGTTGGGTGCAGAGCAAACGGCACAAACCGTCCATCTGGTACGGGAAAAGCTGAATCCTACCTTGCATCCCCCCTTGTTTCTCTTTACCCAAGTGGACGCGCGCAAGCGCACCCATCAGCTTTATCGTCGCTATCTGAGTCGACGCTACGGAGATCGGGTCTTAGAGACGGTCATTCGTACGAGCGCATCGCTGGCCCAATCATTCGAGGATGGCTCAACCGTCTTTACGCAAGACCCCTACTCCCGTGGTGCTCGAGACTATGCGAATGCAACCGACGAGCTGCTGCGCCGCATGCTACAAGACCGAGCAGCTGCAGTAGCTGTGTGA
- a CDS encoding Maf family protein has protein sequence MKLRVPFILASRSPRRHKLLAQLGLDFEVHPSDLDEQATLYQPPDQLVEHLALAKARLVAPRFPEALTLGADTIVVIDGTVLNKPADAAEARAMLRRLSGRTHTVYTGLALLHPVSKREVTASEATRVSFAPLSDEEIEAYIATGSPLDKAGAYGIQDDYGAVFIRRIEGDYYNVVGLPLHRLYRLLRTHFADLLLS, from the coding sequence ATGAAACTACGCGTACCGTTCATCTTGGCCTCGCGCTCGCCTCGCCGGCATAAGCTCCTGGCCCAGCTTGGGCTGGATTTTGAGGTGCATCCTAGCGATCTAGATGAACAGGCCACCCTTTACCAACCGCCAGACCAATTGGTCGAACACCTGGCTTTAGCAAAAGCGCGCCTAGTAGCTCCACGCTTTCCTGAAGCCCTCACGCTTGGAGCGGATACGATCGTGGTCATTGATGGCACGGTGCTCAACAAACCTGCCGACGCTGCAGAAGCCCGTGCCATGCTCCGACGCTTGAGTGGTCGCACCCATACCGTTTATACCGGTCTGGCCCTGCTGCATCCTGTCAGCAAACGGGAAGTTACTGCCAGCGAAGCGACCCGTGTAAGCTTTGCCCCTTTGAGCGACGAAGAAATTGAAGCCTATATTGCTACGGGCTCGCCTTTAGACAAAGCAGGTGCTTATGGCATTCAAGACGACTACGGTGCGGTCTTTATTCGGCGTATTGAAGGGGACTATTACAATGTGGTTGGGCTGCCTTTACATCGCCTTTACCGGCTTTTGCGTACACATTTTGCTGATCTGCTGCTCTCGTGA